From Sphingomonas hengshuiensis, one genomic window encodes:
- a CDS encoding O-antigen ligase family protein, with product MSPPPAAAGRRRGAGQVAVALYLGMVLILGGASAAGHAANLLLQVLGAALIGWSGMAAAPAGAAEPGRAGVWLVRGMLALVVVQFLPLPPAVWTQLPGREDVAQGFALIGMAPPWLLVSLSPLRSLASLAWAIPALALFIAMRGPLAPRPRTIAGVVVAIAALSACLGTVQWLTGAGYIYTITNYGFGPGFFANSNHQSMFLLMALALGAGLYARARRDGRFAPLRFVAAGIAALLILGVLINRSLACIVLLPIEIAVLSAILWPRWRRPLLFAALPLVAGLGIAATLVLGGSELTGGGAVPGISRREFAATGLRMLRDSFPVGTGLGSFPLLYPWYEDADRVGATFTNHAHNDLIELLIETGVAGAIVLGLFLWWFGASVRRIVALRSGGEIMPRCATVAIGAILLHSLVDYPLRTAALSGFFALCCAIVARPPRHAPHS from the coding sequence ATGAGCCCGCCGCCCGCTGCTGCCGGACGGCGCCGGGGGGCGGGGCAGGTCGCCGTCGCGCTCTATCTCGGCATGGTGCTGATCCTGGGCGGAGCAAGTGCCGCGGGCCATGCGGCCAATCTGCTCCTGCAAGTGCTTGGCGCAGCGCTGATCGGGTGGAGCGGGATGGCTGCGGCGCCCGCCGGCGCTGCCGAGCCCGGACGTGCCGGCGTCTGGCTGGTCCGCGGGATGCTGGCGCTGGTGGTGGTGCAGTTCCTGCCGCTGCCGCCGGCGGTCTGGACGCAACTGCCCGGTCGCGAAGACGTCGCGCAGGGCTTCGCGCTGATCGGCATGGCGCCGCCCTGGCTGCTGGTCTCGCTCTCGCCGCTGCGCAGCCTCGCGTCGCTGGCATGGGCGATCCCGGCGCTTGCGCTGTTCATCGCGATGCGCGGGCCGCTCGCGCCGCGCCCGCGCACGATTGCAGGCGTGGTCGTCGCGATCGCGGCGCTCTCCGCCTGCCTCGGGACCGTGCAGTGGCTGACGGGCGCCGGTTATATCTACACGATCACCAATTATGGCTTCGGCCCGGGGTTCTTCGCGAACAGCAACCATCAGAGCATGTTCCTGCTGATGGCGCTGGCGCTGGGCGCGGGACTGTACGCGAGGGCCCGGCGCGACGGGCGATTCGCGCCGCTCAGGTTCGTTGCCGCCGGCATCGCGGCGTTGCTGATCCTCGGCGTGCTGATCAATCGCTCGCTGGCGTGCATCGTGCTGCTGCCGATCGAGATCGCGGTGCTGTCCGCGATCCTGTGGCCGCGCTGGCGCCGCCCGCTCCTGTTCGCTGCGCTGCCGCTGGTCGCCGGGCTGGGGATAGCGGCGACGCTGGTGCTGGGGGGCAGCGAACTGACGGGCGGCGGCGCGGTGCCGGGGATCAGCCGGCGCGAGTTTGCCGCCACCGGGCTGCGCATGCTGCGCGACAGCTTTCCGGTGGGCACGGGGCTGGGCAGCTTTCCGCTGCTCTATCCCTGGTATGAGGATGCCGATCGAGTCGGCGCGACCTTCACCAATCACGCCCATAACGATCTTATCGAACTGTTGATCGAGACCGGGGTGGCGGGCGCGATCGTGCTCGGCCTGTTCCTGTGGTGGTTCGGCGCGAGCGTGCGCAGGATTGTCGCGCTTCGATCCGGCGGCGAGATCATGCCCCGGTGCGCGACGGTCGCGATCGGGGCAATACTATTGCATAGCCTTGTGGATTATCCGCTGCGGACCGCGGCATTGTCGGGATTCTTCGCGCTTTGTTGCGCGATAGTCGCGCGTCCGCCCCGGCATGCGCCGCACAGCTAG
- a CDS encoding glycosyltransferase family 4 protein, translated as MRSEPDDRARPLVLVSANTAWNLAHFRRELVEALLADGYRVGAVAPEDGESSAALRAMGCVFFPVALDSAGAHPLRDLATFLALRRILRAERPVAWLSWTIKPNIYGAIAARLAGVAAFPNVSGLGTLFIRRTILTRLACTLYRLAFLRCPRVFFQNGDDCALFVRMRLVRAEQTQVLAGSGIDLVRFQPPPVHVPGRRFLLVARLLADKGVREFVAAARDLRSEWPDARFILMGAADVENRTAIPLDEVRGWEGEGAIEWRAPEPDVRPAMAAADWIVLPSYREGMSRVLLEALAMGRPIVTTNVPGCRDVVDEGENGFLAECRDVASLTAALRRAGTVDPAQWQAMARSSRAIAERRFSVATVIDAYRAVVAAAAAAVTGASHSPVTAIFEKDHR; from the coding sequence ATGCGCTCTGAGCCCGACGATCGCGCCCGGCCGCTGGTGCTCGTCTCGGCGAACACGGCGTGGAATCTCGCGCATTTCCGGCGCGAGCTCGTCGAGGCGCTGCTCGCTGACGGCTATCGCGTCGGTGCGGTGGCGCCCGAGGACGGGGAGTCGAGCGCGGCATTGCGCGCGATGGGCTGCGTGTTCTTCCCCGTCGCTCTCGACTCTGCGGGTGCGCATCCGCTGCGCGATCTCGCGACCTTCCTCGCGCTCCGCCGAATCCTGCGCGCCGAGCGTCCGGTGGCGTGGCTGAGCTGGACGATCAAGCCGAACATCTATGGCGCGATCGCCGCGCGGCTGGCGGGAGTCGCTGCCTTTCCCAACGTGTCGGGGCTGGGCACGCTGTTCATCCGGCGGACGATCCTGACGCGGCTCGCCTGCACGCTCTACCGGCTCGCCTTCCTGCGCTGTCCGCGCGTGTTCTTCCAGAATGGCGACGATTGCGCGCTGTTCGTCCGGATGCGCCTCGTCCGGGCGGAACAGACGCAGGTGCTTGCGGGATCGGGCATCGACTTGGTCCGGTTCCAGCCGCCGCCCGTGCACGTGCCGGGGCGTCGCTTCCTGCTGGTCGCCCGGTTGCTGGCGGACAAGGGCGTGCGCGAATTCGTCGCGGCGGCGCGCGATCTGCGCAGCGAATGGCCGGATGCGCGCTTCATCCTGATGGGCGCGGCGGACGTCGAAAACCGTACCGCGATCCCGCTCGATGAAGTGCGCGGCTGGGAAGGCGAGGGCGCGATCGAATGGCGCGCGCCGGAGCCCGATGTCCGCCCGGCGATGGCGGCGGCGGACTGGATCGTGCTGCCGTCCTACCGCGAGGGCATGTCGCGGGTGCTGCTCGAAGCGCTCGCGATGGGGCGGCCGATCGTCACGACCAACGTCCCCGGCTGCCGCGACGTCGTGGACGAGGGGGAGAATGGCTTTCTCGCGGAATGCCGCGACGTGGCTTCGCTCACGGCGGCGCTGCGTCGTGCCGGCACAGTCGATCCGGCGCAGTGGCAGGCAATGGCGCGGTCCAGCCGCGCGATCGCCGAGCGCCGATTTTCGGTGGCGACGGTGATCGACGCCTATCGCGCAGTAGTCGCGGCAGCAGCAGCGGCGGTTACCGGCGCTTCCCATTCCCCGGTCACTGCTATATTCGAGAAGGATCATAGATGA
- a CDS encoding lipid II flippase MurJ, with protein MADRPPPSLLGITLRTTWVIAMLVIVAKLALALRDIALAQVAGVAPAVDLFQLLFAVTAFVHAGLGSVAGMLLVPLLAGLAPGPRARIAARAEGALALGGLAICVALWMAAAATRVFGQVPPGAAMTVPLVAAAAMCLTIPALLVSGAFMARLQLAGDTRYVLAEIVPAATAIAVLYALPAFRLDAFCIAILLGTCGQVAVLVALLRARGERAGLRLAWAPIRLRAFPPGLGWLLLGQGIVSLQLVLDPYIATLFGEGAVSRFAYGYRIVNMGITLALTVIARVLFARFALLLADGEDRVAWRLARQFMVLGAAVGLAVGVVVATLADRITALVFFRASFSAADAQAVADILRHAAGLFAPCLAALVLLQLANAASRYRVLFAAAALAFVVKYSVMAALLRPLALNAIPFASTAWYVVILAVYWIALSRRFGGPTASRSPSARSGSSE; from the coding sequence ATGGCGGATAGACCGCCGCCCTCGCTGCTCGGCATCACATTGCGCACGACCTGGGTCATTGCGATGCTGGTGATCGTTGCCAAGCTGGCATTGGCGCTGCGCGACATCGCGCTGGCGCAGGTTGCGGGCGTGGCGCCGGCGGTGGACCTGTTCCAGCTGCTGTTCGCGGTCACCGCCTTTGTCCATGCCGGACTGGGGTCGGTGGCGGGGATGCTGCTGGTGCCGTTGCTCGCGGGACTGGCGCCCGGGCCGCGCGCGCGGATCGCGGCGCGGGCGGAGGGCGCGCTGGCGCTGGGGGGGCTGGCGATCTGCGTCGCGCTCTGGATGGCGGCGGCGGCGACGCGGGTGTTCGGACAGGTCCCGCCCGGCGCGGCGATGACGGTGCCGCTGGTCGCCGCCGCGGCGATGTGCCTGACGATCCCCGCGCTGCTCGTGTCCGGCGCGTTCATGGCGCGGCTCCAGCTTGCGGGCGACACGCGTTATGTGCTGGCCGAGATCGTGCCCGCCGCGACGGCGATTGCCGTGCTCTACGCGCTGCCCGCGTTCCGGCTCGACGCCTTTTGCATCGCGATCCTGCTCGGCACTTGCGGGCAGGTCGCGGTGCTCGTCGCGCTGCTGCGCGCGCGGGGCGAGCGCGCGGGGCTGCGCCTGGCGTGGGCGCCGATCCGGCTGCGCGCATTTCCGCCCGGGCTGGGCTGGCTGTTGCTCGGGCAGGGGATCGTGTCGCTGCAACTGGTGCTCGATCCCTATATCGCCACGCTGTTCGGCGAAGGCGCGGTGTCGCGGTTCGCTTATGGCTATCGCATCGTGAACATGGGAATCACGCTGGCGCTGACGGTGATCGCGCGGGTCCTCTTTGCCCGCTTCGCGCTGCTTCTGGCCGATGGCGAGGATCGCGTGGCATGGCGGCTCGCGCGCCAGTTCATGGTGCTCGGCGCAGCCGTGGGGCTGGCGGTGGGAGTCGTGGTCGCGACGCTGGCCGACCGCATCACCGCGCTCGTCTTCTTCCGCGCGAGCTTCTCCGCCGCGGATGCGCAGGCGGTGGCGGACATCCTGCGGCACGCGGCGGGGCTGTTCGCGCCGTGCCTGGCCGCGCTGGTGCTGCTCCAGCTTGCCAACGCCGCGTCGCGCTATCGCGTGCTGTTCGCGGCGGCGGCGCTGGCGTTCGTCGTCAAATACAGCGTCATGGCCGCCCTCCTCCGCCCGCTGGCGCTCAACGCGATCCCGTTCGCGTCGACGGCATGGTATGTGGTGATCCTAGCCGTCTATTGGATCGCGCTGTCGCGCCGTTTCGGCGGACCTACTGCGAGCCGAAGCCCGTCAGCACGGTCCGGATCGTCCGAATGA
- a CDS encoding GumC family protein has protein sequence MIHAATSNQPQETGVETEAASLEIQEILRILREQYRTILACIAGGLLVTGALSLLSAPLYRSSALLQYDPSATEPIEQSRTMMLRSAVMNQEMVATQVGLLRSDALAMRVAERLNLAGQPGYGGTIGSREDRLQRAASRLKGAIQVEAIKSSLLLRVSVSAGNAELSTQLTNALAEEFIASSLERRYSSSSYARKFLSDQLAKTKLALEQSERNVNDYAIQARLFRRPGQAADGKVSDEGVTLSAVDLAALQDALNQARVRRVAAETAWRAGASERPASNEAAISPLIQQRAQLQAQYALNLKLFKPDYPAMREIQAQIAKLDDQIARERAEGTGETGRALRAAYQAALRAEQVLDVRFDAAKVEMRGERSRSIQYNILQREADTNRSQYEALLQRYKDVTVAGGIGQSNISLADPPRVPQRPYRPNWPVNLMLGLFAGLAIGVVAAFTANLLFDTIVVGADVRRKLGLRLLGAVPLDRNSLELDVALANRKSAIAEAYYSTLTGLKFARPEGMPGTLSITSSFPGEGKSTTAFAIAALSARLGRRVLLIDADLRRPTFHGKGRGVGLANLLASERPATDFIESMEIDNLSLMPAGQVSDSAAELLSSARLPAIVAEVRDRFDLIVLDGPPVLGLTDAPLLASVVDATMIVIESGKIRTPNVANAVRRVREAGGRVIGVVLTKVTQRNADSGGYGYYEYQSSTASESARFDPNASETKAPAVARVQRT, from the coding sequence TTGATCCACGCCGCCACGAGCAACCAGCCCCAGGAAACGGGCGTCGAGACCGAAGCGGCGTCGCTGGAAATCCAGGAGATATTGCGGATCCTGCGCGAGCAGTATCGCACGATCCTGGCGTGCATCGCCGGCGGGCTGCTGGTCACGGGGGCGCTGTCGCTGCTGTCGGCGCCGCTGTACCGGTCGAGCGCGCTGTTGCAATATGATCCGAGCGCGACCGAACCGATCGAGCAATCGCGGACGATGATGCTCCGTTCTGCGGTGATGAACCAGGAGATGGTGGCGACCCAGGTCGGCCTGTTGCGCAGCGACGCGCTGGCGATGCGCGTCGCCGAGCGGCTGAACCTGGCGGGACAGCCAGGCTATGGCGGCACGATCGGTTCGCGCGAGGACCGGCTGCAACGCGCCGCGTCGCGGCTGAAGGGCGCGATCCAGGTCGAGGCGATCAAGAGCAGCCTGTTGCTGCGCGTCAGCGTCTCGGCCGGCAATGCCGAGCTTTCGACCCAGTTGACCAACGCGCTGGCCGAAGAGTTCATCGCGAGCAGCCTGGAGCGGCGCTACAGCTCGTCCTCCTATGCCCGCAAATTCCTGTCGGACCAGCTCGCCAAGACCAAGCTCGCGCTCGAACAGTCGGAGCGCAACGTCAACGACTATGCCATCCAGGCACGGCTGTTCCGCCGTCCGGGGCAGGCGGCGGACGGCAAGGTCAGCGACGAGGGCGTGACGCTGTCCGCGGTCGACCTGGCGGCGCTGCAGGATGCGCTGAACCAGGCGCGGGTGCGGCGGGTGGCGGCGGAAACCGCATGGCGCGCGGGCGCCAGCGAGCGCCCGGCGAGCAACGAAGCCGCGATCTCCCCGCTGATCCAGCAGCGCGCGCAATTGCAGGCGCAATATGCGCTCAACCTCAAGCTGTTCAAACCCGACTATCCGGCGATGCGCGAAATCCAGGCGCAGATCGCCAAGCTGGACGACCAGATCGCCCGGGAGCGTGCGGAGGGCACCGGCGAGACCGGACGCGCGCTGCGCGCGGCGTATCAGGCGGCGCTGCGGGCCGAACAGGTGCTCGACGTGCGCTTCGACGCGGCGAAGGTCGAAATGCGCGGTGAGCGCAGCCGGTCGATCCAGTACAACATCCTTCAGCGCGAGGCCGACACCAATCGCTCGCAATATGAAGCGCTGCTCCAGCGCTACAAGGACGTGACCGTCGCCGGGGGCATCGGCCAGAGCAATATCTCGCTCGCCGATCCGCCGCGCGTTCCCCAGCGGCCCTATCGCCCGAACTGGCCGGTCAACCTGATGCTCGGGTTGTTCGCGGGACTGGCGATCGGGGTGGTCGCGGCGTTCACCGCGAACCTGTTGTTCGACACTATCGTCGTGGGCGCCGACGTGCGGCGCAAGCTGGGCCTGCGCCTGCTGGGGGCAGTGCCGCTGGACCGCAACAGCCTGGAGCTCGACGTCGCGCTGGCCAATCGCAAGTCGGCGATTGCGGAAGCCTATTATTCGACGCTCACCGGATTGAAGTTCGCGCGGCCGGAAGGGATGCCGGGCACGCTGTCGATCACCTCCTCCTTCCCCGGCGAGGGCAAATCGACCACTGCCTTTGCGATTGCGGCGTTGAGCGCGCGACTGGGGCGGCGGGTGCTGCTGATCGACGCCGACCTGCGGCGCCCGACCTTCCATGGCAAGGGCAGGGGCGTGGGGCTCGCCAATCTGCTGGCGTCCGAGCGGCCGGCGACCGACTTCATCGAATCGATGGAGATCGACAATCTCAGCCTGATGCCCGCCGGGCAGGTCAGCGATTCCGCCGCCGAACTGCTCAGCTCGGCGCGGCTGCCGGCGATCGTCGCCGAGGTTCGCGATCGGTTCGACCTGATCGTGCTGGATGGTCCGCCGGTATTGGGCCTCACCGACGCGCCGCTGCTCGCCTCCGTGGTCGACGCGACGATGATCGTCATCGAAAGCGGCAAGATCCGTACCCCGAACGTCGCCAATGCCGTGCGCCGCGTCCGGGAGGCCGGGGGCCGGGTCATCGGCGTGGTGCTGACCAAGGTCACCCAGCGCAACGCCGATTCGGGCGGCTATGGCTATTATGAATATCAAAGCAGCACCGCATCGGAGAGCGCGCGCTTCGATCCCAATGCGTCCGAGACCAAGGCACCGGCGGTTGCGCGGGTGCAGCGGACGTGA
- a CDS encoding EpsG family protein codes for MALVFPVERYAKLGATQGAAMLLFLSAYVLLATFRNEIGGDWEAYKGMYEAVRGESLVSALQTTDPIFGFILWLSSLLRLGIYPVNGICAALIGMGVLRVALTTRDPWLAIVMAVPYLLIVVGMGYVRQAGAIGFLMLAIASLDRRRIAATAVRLLFAAGLHSTSAIVFPVFGFAMAGRRRVVALILGCAGLVLFSYVLSWRIEEFQAGYLQSEYDSSGALVRVAMNVAPSILLLACWRRFPITGPARIVWLALALANIAALIALWLSPSSSAVDRLSLYFAPIQIVACGTIRDLLPMRRAAAYPIRMAVIAAAALVQTAWLLLADNAFAWVPYHSVLDAL; via the coding sequence ATGGCTCTGGTATTCCCTGTCGAGCGGTATGCCAAACTGGGCGCGACCCAAGGTGCGGCGATGTTGCTGTTCCTGTCGGCCTATGTCCTTCTGGCGACATTCCGGAACGAGATCGGGGGCGATTGGGAGGCGTATAAGGGCATGTATGAGGCAGTGCGGGGCGAAAGCCTCGTTTCCGCGCTCCAGACGACCGACCCCATATTTGGCTTCATCCTGTGGCTATCGTCGCTGCTGCGGCTTGGCATCTATCCCGTAAACGGCATCTGCGCGGCGCTGATCGGCATGGGCGTGCTCCGCGTGGCGCTGACGACGCGCGATCCGTGGCTGGCGATCGTCATGGCCGTGCCCTATCTGCTGATCGTCGTCGGCATGGGATATGTCCGCCAGGCCGGGGCGATCGGGTTCCTGATGCTGGCGATTGCGTCGCTCGACCGGCGCCGCATCGCCGCCACCGCCGTGCGGCTGCTCTTCGCGGCGGGGCTGCACTCGACCAGCGCAATCGTCTTCCCCGTCTTCGGCTTCGCGATGGCGGGGCGAAGGCGGGTCGTGGCGCTGATCCTGGGGTGCGCGGGGCTGGTGTTGTTCTCCTATGTGCTGTCGTGGCGGATCGAGGAGTTCCAGGCGGGCTATCTGCAGAGCGAATATGATTCGAGCGGCGCGCTGGTGCGCGTCGCGATGAACGTGGCGCCGTCGATCCTGCTGCTGGCGTGCTGGCGCCGATTCCCGATCACGGGGCCGGCGCGCATCGTGTGGCTGGCGCTCGCGCTCGCCAACATCGCGGCGTTGATCGCGCTTTGGCTCAGCCCGTCATCCAGCGCGGTCGACCGGCTATCGCTGTATTTCGCGCCGATCCAGATCGTCGCCTGCGGCACGATCCGCGATCTCCTGCCGATGCGCAGGGCAGCGGCGTATCCGATCCGCATGGCAGTCATCGCCGCGGCTGCGCTCGTCCAGACGGCGTGGCTGCTGCTCGCCGACAATGCCTTTGCCTGGGTCCCCTATCATTCGGTGCTCGATGCGCTCTGA
- a CDS encoding sugar transferase yields MRIALERKSSAAGALWRDPLFQLCGAALLACVLPIGLAIVLEPLLATDPVTLMSLLGSVVALFIGTWLFRNMMAFPGIRAENYILPTFMMTFGLVFVGMFLLRLQYSRPLLLAGFVLAVGWFQFVYWMLQRYQRPSIAIVPFGDAHRLCRLTDVDWQRMEPNAPTLPEHCTTLAADFGHDLPDEWQKFIVECTLSGVTVLHHRHLMQSLTGRITMEHLSENPSGTLNPQPPYQATKRVLDLIAALIALPAALCIMLVLAVLIRLDSPGPALLRQERIGLRGKPFRMWKFRTMWVSEQPQHPDTALDFAMTRPNDPRVTRLGRTLRRTRLDELPQIFNILAGQMSWIGPRPEAAHLSQWYEEKIPFYRYRHVVRPGVSGWAQVNQGHVTSVEDVMTKLSYDFYYINRFNIWIDALIVIRTIRTVLTGFGSQ; encoded by the coding sequence ATGCGAATCGCACTCGAACGGAAATCCTCCGCCGCCGGTGCGTTGTGGCGCGATCCGCTGTTTCAGCTTTGCGGGGCGGCGCTGCTCGCATGCGTCCTGCCGATCGGCCTCGCGATCGTGCTCGAGCCGTTGCTCGCGACGGACCCCGTGACCTTGATGTCGCTGCTCGGCAGCGTCGTGGCACTCTTCATCGGGACCTGGCTGTTTCGCAACATGATGGCGTTTCCCGGCATCAGAGCGGAAAACTACATCCTGCCGACCTTCATGATGACGTTCGGGCTGGTGTTCGTCGGCATGTTCCTGCTGCGGCTGCAATATAGCCGACCGCTGCTGCTTGCCGGGTTCGTGCTCGCAGTGGGCTGGTTCCAGTTCGTCTACTGGATGCTCCAGCGATACCAGCGTCCGTCGATTGCGATCGTGCCGTTCGGCGACGCGCATCGGCTGTGCCGACTCACGGATGTCGACTGGCAAAGAATGGAGCCGAACGCCCCCACGCTCCCCGAACATTGCACGACGCTCGCCGCCGATTTCGGGCACGACCTTCCCGACGAATGGCAGAAGTTCATCGTCGAATGCACGCTCTCCGGAGTCACGGTGCTCCACCATCGCCACCTGATGCAGTCGCTCACCGGGCGGATCACGATGGAGCACCTGTCCGAAAATCCTTCAGGGACGCTAAACCCCCAGCCGCCCTATCAGGCGACAAAGCGCGTTCTCGACCTTATCGCCGCGCTCATCGCGCTGCCCGCCGCGTTATGCATCATGCTGGTCCTCGCGGTGCTGATCCGGCTCGATTCGCCGGGGCCCGCGCTGCTCCGCCAGGAACGGATCGGGCTGCGCGGCAAGCCGTTCCGGATGTGGAAATTCCGCACGATGTGGGTTTCCGAACAGCCTCAGCATCCCGACACCGCGCTGGACTTCGCAATGACTCGCCCCAACGATCCGCGCGTGACGCGGCTGGGGCGCACGCTGCGCCGCACGCGGCTCGACGAACTGCCGCAGATATTCAACATCCTCGCCGGTCAGATGAGCTGGATCGGCCCGCGCCCCGAGGCTGCGCATCTGTCGCAATGGTACGAGGAGAAGATCCCCTTCTACCGCTATCGCCACGTCGTGCGCCCCGGCGTGTCGGGCTGGGCGCAGGTCAATCAGGGGCATGTGACCTCGGTCGAGGACGTGATGACCAAGCTGAGCTATGATTTCTACTACATCAACCGGTTCAACATCTGGATCGACGCGCTGATCGTCATTCGGACGATCCGGACCGTGCTGACGGGCTTCGGCTCGCAGTAG
- a CDS encoding polysaccharide biosynthesis/export family protein — MALSASVSGCSTRGGALPYDGALLGTPDLRAPEEPGYDIPLGPLDVVNVRVFRVPDLSGDYQVDAKGIVAMPLLGPVSVRDMRPDAFASELQRLYAARYLNDPDISVRVVSTNAMNVTIEGGVTQSGVYPLPGRTTLLGAIALAKGLNEDAANPRRSAIFRKQEGKTVAAAFDLIAIQRGEMADPLVYPGDTVIVESNDLRKVYRDLVQSLPAFTIFRTL; from the coding sequence ATGGCGCTGTCGGCATCGGTGTCGGGGTGTTCGACTCGCGGCGGCGCATTGCCCTATGACGGGGCTCTGCTTGGGACCCCCGATCTGCGCGCGCCCGAAGAGCCGGGCTATGACATCCCGCTGGGGCCGCTGGATGTGGTGAACGTCCGCGTGTTCCGGGTCCCCGATCTCAGCGGCGACTATCAGGTCGATGCAAAGGGGATCGTTGCGATGCCGCTGCTCGGCCCGGTCAGCGTGCGCGACATGCGGCCCGATGCCTTCGCCAGTGAATTGCAACGGCTCTACGCCGCGCGCTATCTCAACGATCCCGACATCAGCGTGCGCGTGGTCAGCACCAATGCGATGAACGTCACGATCGAAGGCGGCGTGACGCAATCGGGGGTCTATCCGCTACCGGGACGCACCACGCTGCTCGGCGCGATCGCGCTGGCCAAGGGCTTGAACGAGGATGCGGCCAATCCCCGGCGATCGGCGATCTTCCGCAAGCAGGAGGGCAAGACCGTCGCCGCGGCGTTCGACCTGATCGCGATCCAGCGCGGCGAGATGGCGGACCCGCTGGTCTATCCCGGCGACACCGTGATCGTCGAGTCGAACGACCTGCGCAAAGTCTATCGCGACCTCGTCCAGAGCCTTCCGGCCTTCACCATCTTCAGGACGCTGTGA